One Thermodesulfovibrionales bacterium DNA window includes the following coding sequences:
- a CDS encoding ATP-binding cassette domain-containing protein → MGKTESHIVVQDLTMAYGSNVIQHDLTFTINRGDIFIIMGGSGCGKSTLLRSMVGLLPPPKGDVLYGGVSFWSSEPEEQKSIMRKFGILYQSSALWSSLTLAENVALPLQQYTDMNPDQIKEIVSLKLSLVGLTGFEDYYPSEISGGMKKRAGLARAMALDPEILFFDEPSAGLDPISAHLLDELILELRNSLGATVVVVTHELASIFAIGNNSVFLDADTKTMIAVGDPRKLRAESKDPKVISFLTRGEGRAVEAVR, encoded by the coding sequence ATGGGAAAAACGGAATCCCACATCGTAGTACAGGATCTCACCATGGCCTACGGGAGCAATGTGATCCAGCACGACCTCACCTTCACCATTAACAGAGGTGACATATTCATCATCATGGGAGGAAGCGGATGCGGGAAGAGCACCCTCCTGAGGTCCATGGTCGGACTCCTCCCTCCGCCGAAAGGCGATGTCCTCTATGGCGGTGTGAGTTTCTGGTCGTCGGAGCCCGAGGAACAGAAGAGTATCATGAGGAAATTCGGCATACTCTATCAGAGCAGCGCCCTCTGGAGTTCCCTCACCCTGGCAGAGAACGTTGCCCTTCCGCTCCAGCAGTACACGGATATGAATCCGGATCAGATCAAGGAAATCGTCTCGCTGAAGCTCTCTCTCGTCGGCCTCACCGGTTTCGAAGACTATTATCCATCCGAAATCAGCGGCGGCATGAAGAAGCGCGCCGGCCTCGCCCGTGCCATGGCACTGGACCCTGAGATCCTCTTCTTCGACGAGCCTTCAGCCGGACTCGATCCGATCAGCGCACACCTGCTCGACGAGTTGATCCTCGAACTGAGAAACAGCCTCGGGGCTACCGTAGTTGTCGTGACCCACGAACTGGCAAGCATCTTTGCGATCGGGAACAACTCGGTCTTCCTCGACGCTGACACGAAGACGATGATCGCCGTCGGAGATCCAAGAAAACTTCGCGCCGAGTCAAAAGACCCGAAAGTGATCAGCTTTCTCACAAGGGGAGAGGGACGTGCAGTGGAAGCGGTGCGGTAG
- a CDS encoding ABC transporter permease — MMEPTSLNFSRPDADALLIGLVGDWKRGNDLPAAGDVKNEIETGQPVKEIRFNTQRLTGWDSSLLTFLIAVQGIGSRKNIIVGKEGLPDGVQRLLALASAVPERKGARKEATRISFLDRVGDSAIAFWRSNLEMLAFIGEASLAFLRLFAGRAQFRTSDLFLTIQECGAQALPIVSLISILVGLILAFIGAIQLKIFGAQIYVASLVGIGMVRALAAIMTGIIMAGRTGASFAAQLGTMQVNEEIDALKTLGVSPMEFLVLPRMLALFLMMPLLSLYADLMGILGGLIIGVSMLDLGFMEYYHKTRESVHLNDLWVGLFSAAVFGVLVALAGCLRGMQCGRSASAVGEATTSAVVTSIVSIVVAMAVITVVCNVLNI; from the coding sequence ATGATGGAACCGACATCCCTTAACTTCAGTCGGCCGGACGCGGATGCGCTGCTGATAGGTCTTGTCGGGGACTGGAAACGGGGGAATGACCTCCCCGCCGCAGGCGATGTGAAAAATGAGATCGAGACCGGGCAGCCCGTCAAGGAGATACGATTTAATACGCAGCGCCTCACGGGATGGGACAGCAGTCTTTTGACATTCCTCATCGCGGTTCAGGGCATCGGGTCTCGAAAGAATATAATTGTCGGGAAGGAAGGTCTGCCCGACGGCGTGCAACGGCTCCTCGCGCTTGCGTCCGCTGTTCCGGAAAGGAAGGGAGCCCGCAAGGAAGCGACGAGAATCTCCTTTCTCGACAGGGTCGGCGACTCTGCGATCGCCTTCTGGCGGTCCAATCTCGAAATGCTCGCGTTCATAGGGGAGGCATCCCTCGCCTTTCTCCGATTATTCGCCGGAAGGGCCCAGTTTCGCACATCCGATCTCTTTCTCACGATTCAGGAATGCGGCGCGCAGGCGCTTCCGATCGTTTCCCTCATCAGTATCCTCGTCGGGCTTATCCTCGCCTTCATCGGCGCCATACAACTCAAGATTTTCGGTGCTCAGATCTATGTCGCGAGCCTCGTCGGCATCGGGATGGTCCGGGCACTCGCGGCGATCATGACCGGCATCATCATGGCAGGCCGCACAGGAGCATCCTTTGCCGCTCAACTCGGCACGATGCAGGTGAACGAGGAGATCGATGCCCTGAAGACCCTTGGCGTCTCACCCATGGAATTCCTTGTGCTTCCGAGAATGCTCGCCCTCTTTCTCATGATGCCGCTCCTGAGTCTTTACGCAGACCTCATGGGAATACTCGGAGGCTTGATTATCGGGGTCTCGATGCTGGACCTCGGTTTCATGGAATACTACCACAAGACGCGGGAATCGGTGCACCTGAACGACTTGTGGGTAGGACTCTTCAGCGCGGCGGTCTTCGGAGTCCTTGTAGCGCTCGCAGGCTGCCTCCGCGGAATGCAGTGCGGAAGGAGCGCTTCGGCAGTCGGTGAGGCGACAACCTCCGCAGTAGTGACGAGCATAGTCAGCATTGTTGTTGCGATGGCGGTGATAACCGTCGTCTGCAATGTCCTCAATATCTGA
- a CDS encoding ion channel yields MGPQSYDRPQSLFKKSLSAIKGRCHFLLLSLITVLLIYHRATARPYLALILQTLILITGVYAVSDSKRRLIAAVGIGTLQFFVSALTLSVPSLDLVIPAEIIIVVFYGFTLITVLEYVVRGESVTTDKIFGAISVYLLIGFAWASLYHLVYAHEPSAFSVSAKGVPDFVYFSFVTLCTVGYGDITPASGFARSLVILEAVTGVLYLAVLVSRLINLYRSDSCRGQK; encoded by the coding sequence ATGGGACCGCAAAGTTACGATAGGCCGCAAAGTCTTTTCAAGAAATCTCTCTCAGCCATCAAGGGACGTTGTCATTTCCTTTTGCTCTCCCTCATAACCGTCCTCTTGATTTATCATCGAGCTACGGCAAGACCCTATCTGGCCTTGATTCTTCAAACGCTTATCCTGATAACCGGCGTTTACGCGGTTAGCGATTCCAAGAGACGTCTCATCGCTGCTGTTGGAATCGGTACCCTTCAGTTTTTCGTTTCAGCGCTGACCCTGAGCGTCCCTTCTTTGGATCTCGTAATTCCGGCCGAAATCATTATCGTTGTCTTCTATGGCTTCACCCTGATAACGGTCTTGGAGTATGTCGTGCGCGGGGAGAGCGTGACGACAGACAAGATATTCGGCGCTATCAGTGTTTACCTCTTGATCGGCTTCGCCTGGGCTTCCCTGTACCATCTCGTCTACGCGCATGAGCCGAGCGCCTTCTCGGTTTCGGCGAAGGGGGTACCGGATTTCGTCTATTTTAGCTTCGTCACGCTCTGCACCGTCGGGTACGGCGACATTACGCCTGCGTCGGGATTTGCACGCTCACTCGTCATTTTGGAGGCTGTCACCGGCGTTCTCTACCTCGCCGTGCTCGTATCCCGTCTGATAAACCTTTATCGTTCCGATTCCTGCAGGGGACAGAAGTGA
- a CDS encoding MlaD family protein, with translation MSKQASKTLIGAFVLGAIVLIVSGVVVFGSGKFFRKVNKNVMFFEGSVKGLQVGAPVMLRGVKIGEVTDIKLEFYAKDLTAFIPVYTETYPEKIVIMGNHSRFGDERALQALIDKGLRAQLQMQSFVTGQLMINVDFYPGTPIRLVGLEKKYKEIPTIPSSMEQLTKKLEELPLKEIVDRLNGVLAGLDRVVNSPDLQASIGSLHRLLNDADTLVKNLDAQVGPLASSLRVTSEAARSAFVQAEQTLKFSEGVPGQIASSLKETLSAANATLEETNKAVANVNEIAVQNANLGYEIARTLEQISELSRSLRVLTDYLERHPEALIRGKSPSKGE, from the coding sequence ATGAGTAAACAGGCAAGCAAGACGCTCATCGGCGCATTCGTCCTCGGCGCTATCGTTCTCATCGTTTCCGGCGTCGTCGTTTTTGGCTCGGGCAAATTCTTCAGGAAGGTCAATAAGAACGTGATGTTCTTTGAGGGCTCGGTGAAGGGGTTACAGGTCGGGGCGCCGGTCATGCTCCGCGGGGTGAAGATAGGCGAAGTCACCGATATCAAGTTGGAGTTCTATGCGAAAGACCTCACCGCCTTCATCCCGGTTTACACGGAGACCTACCCGGAAAAAATCGTGATAATGGGGAACCATAGTAGGTTTGGAGATGAACGGGCTCTTCAGGCATTGATAGACAAGGGGCTGAGGGCCCAGCTTCAGATGCAGAGCTTTGTGACGGGCCAGCTCATGATTAACGTCGATTTCTACCCCGGAACGCCGATCAGGCTTGTAGGGCTCGAAAAGAAATATAAGGAGATCCCGACAATTCCTTCGAGCATGGAGCAGCTGACAAAGAAGCTTGAGGAGTTGCCGCTCAAGGAGATCGTCGACAGACTAAACGGCGTTCTCGCCGGATTAGATAGGGTCGTTAATTCCCCTGACCTGCAGGCGAGCATCGGCTCGCTCCATCGATTACTGAACGACGCCGATACGCTCGTGAAAAATCTTGACGCCCAGGTCGGACCTCTTGCATCGAGCTTACGGGTGACGTCTGAAGCAGCCCGATCCGCTTTTGTGCAGGCTGAGCAGACACTCAAGTTTAGCGAAGGAGTACCCGGGCAGATCGCTTCAAGTCTCAAAGAGACCCTGTCTGCAGCCAATGCCACCCTGGAAGAGACAAACAAGGCCGTCGCCAATGTCAATGAAATAGCCGTGCAGAATGCGAACCTCGGATACGAGATAGCCAGGACGCTCGAGCAAATCTCCGAACTCTCCCGTTCCCTGCGTGTTCTGACGGAC